In the genome of Dermacentor variabilis isolate Ectoservices chromosome 5, ASM5094787v1, whole genome shotgun sequence, one region contains:
- the LOC142582718 gene encoding uncharacterized protein LOC142582718 — MTSVELSRQSQRHLAFVSLSLGFLVIWTAVLAGVLISKTLKDDTSSKAALRTLKMHEDIAKVTFALGHEMVSTVDWLLSDSSPGESSADQRALALTWRVTDDVLASTSPDVGTTARLTVFRQTVRRNFTSPLDTSSFYLSLCNTLLHRHLFPNSPDEPSATLAHALFVRGMSMRMGQLALGTIYVRSAADVNVTEYAGLGAVSQELLETAFHLGPRARARWAQLQERRPTTALDDLAEDMAAGGTRKAKLAPVFLEEVKQQLALLLMAREVLGNSLQAWAQRGEQGARAALAFHSSIAGVALVAVLLCLIVVGCSLRDLGARECKSDLAPIIVPPEKSHCYM; from the exons ATGACGTCTGTGGAGCTAAGTCGCCAGTCGCAAAGGCATTTGGCGTTCGTCTCGCTCTCTTTGGGATTCTTAGTCATCTGGACAGCTGTCCTGGCTGGTGTGCTGATATCCAAGACACTCAAG GACGATACCAGTTCCAAGGCAGCATTACGGACGCTGAAGATGCACGAGGATATCGCCAAAGTTACCTTTGCTTTGGGTCACGAAATGG TGTCAACAGTAGACTGGCTGCTCTCAGACAGTTCTCCAGGAGAGTCCAGTGCTGACCAGCGCGCCTTGGCCTTGACTTGGCGAGTCACCGACGATGTGCTTGCATCCACATCACCAGACGTTGGCACAACAGCCCGCTTGACTGTTTTTCGCCAGACTGTCAGACGTAACTTCACTTCTCCTCTGGACACCTCTTCATTTTACCTTTCCCTGTGCAACACCCTTCTGCACCGACACTTATTTCCTAACTCACCAGATGAACCGTCTGCAACCCTGGCGCATGCGCTCTTTGTTCGAGGTATGTCCATGAGGATGGGCCAGCTAGCCTTGGGCACCATTTATGTGCGCTCAGCAGCAGATGTAAATGTCACTGAGTATGCTGGCCTGGGTGCAGTAAGCCAGGAGTTGCTTGAAACTGCCTTTCACCTTGGGCCACGTGCTCGCGCACGCTGGGCGCAACTGCAGGAAAGGAGGCCCACAACTGCCTTGGATGACCTGGCTGAGGATATGGCAGCGGGCGGAACCCGGAAGGCCAAGCTCGCGCCGGTGTTCCTAGAAGAAGTGAAGCAGCAGCTTGCACTGCTGTTGATGGCCCGCGAAGTTTTAGGAAACAGCCTGCAGGCATGGGCCCAGCGAGGGGAACAAGGTGCTCGTGCAGCTCTGGCGTTCCACAGTTCCATAGCTGGAGTGGCATTAGTGGCAGTTCTGCTGTGCCTCATTGTTGTGGGCTGCTCACTCAGagatttaggcgcacgtgaaTGCAAATCTGACCTGGCTCCCATCATAGTTCCACCAGAAAAGTCGCACTGTTATATGTAG